GTGCTCGACCTGTGGCCGAGCGGCGCAGCGTCGCTCACGCTCGACGCGGCGGCGCGCGCGCTCGTGCGCGGCGTGGTGATGAGCAAGGCACTCGGTGCCGCGGCGAAGAAGGCGGGATGGAAGTCGCTCGCGACGACGAAGCTCGACGCCGCGCATCTCACGCAGGCCACCGACGCGCGGCCGGCGCTGAAGCAGCAGCTCGATCTGCGGCGCGCGTACGTGCCGACGGCGAAGGCGTTCACGCTCGATCTCGCGGCACTGGCGATGCCGGGGCCCGAGCCGGTGATCGTGCTGCTGAAGCGCGGGGCACGCCGGGGCGCGGGGTCGCTCGTCGCGCGGATGCCGGGCGGCGCGCCGTCCGGCGGCCTCACGATCGTGAACCTCGCCGGGGAGAGCTGACGTGCGCGACGCGCTCGCCTGGGTCGGCGCCGCGTACGCGACGGTGCTCGCCGCCGAGCTGCTCGGCGACCGCTCGCTGTTCGCGGTCGGCGCGCTCGCGGCACGCTACGGCAGCGCGCGCGTGCTCGCCGGCGTCGTGCCGGCGTTCATGGGGAAGGCGCTCGCCGCGGTGCTGTTAGGCAGGCTGCTCGCCGGGCTGCCGTCGTGGGTCGTCGCGTCGGCGAGCGCGTCGACGTTCGGCGTCGCCGCGATCGTGCTGTGGCGCGAGCGCGACGAGGCGCCGGCGGCGGGCGACGTGGCGCGCGCGGCGGGGTGGCCTGCCGTGCTCACCGCGTTCTCGTCGGTGTTCTTCACCGAGTGGGCCGACCCCGGGCAGCTCGCCGCGGCGGCGACGGCGCTCGAGTCGCACGCCCCGCTCGGCGTGTGGCTCGGCGCCACGCTCGCGCTCAGCACGAAGGGCCTGCTCGCCGTGACGCTCGGGCGACAGGTCGGCCGCCGCGTGCCGCGCCGGGTGCTGCGGCGCGCGGCGGTCGCGCTGTGTCTCGGGATGGGGATGCTGGCGCTGCTGGTGCCTAACTCTTGACTAACTCTTGATCGTCCGCGCGCCCTCGTCCCACCGCACCGAGTCCTGCCGGAAGTAGGACTCGTTCGCCAGGTGGCAGGCGAGCGCCGCGTTGTGCCCGAACAGCGCGTCCTCCACCACCGGCTTCCGCGTGCGCACCGCGTCGAAGAAGTTCGCGAGGTGGCCCTTCGTCGCGTCGAAGTTCCCGCCGCGAATGACGACCGCCTCCGACATCGACTCGCGCGCGAGGCGCTCGTCGTTCTCGGCGTGCCACTGCTTCACGTACGCGTCGCGCATCGCCTTCGGGAAGCTGCCCGAGTAGTAGCTCGGCGAGCGGTCGTCGCCCCACTGCGGCGTGAGCGCGATGGTGTTGCCGGTCATCTCGAGGATGCCCTTCGATCCCTGGAAGCGGTACGTCTCCGGCATCTCCGTGCCGAGGTTGAGCCGCATGTAGACCGGGAGCCCCGCGTAGTCGTACACGGCGGCGTGCACATCGGGCATGTTGCGTCCGTCCTTCCACCGGCGGATGCCGCCGACCGACGCGACGCGCGTGGGCGGCCGGTTCATGTCGAGCATGAACAGCAGGCCGCTGACGAGGTGCACGAGCAGGTCGCCCGCGACGCCGGTGCCGTACTCCTTCCACGCGCGCCACCGCGCGAACGTGATCGGGTCGAACGGCTTCTTCGGCGCGGTGCCGAGCCACGTGTCCCAGTCGAGGTTCGCGGGGGAGAGATCGAGCGGCGGCGGATACTGCCACGCGCCGGTCGGGTCGTTGCGCCCGTTCCATCCCTCGACCAGCGTCAGCTCGCCGATCATCCCCTGCGCGATCAACTCGCGCGCCTTCGCGCAGATGGGCGAGCTGACGCGCTGCGATCCGATCTGCACGATGCGCCCCGTCCTGCGCGCGGCGTCGAGCATGGCCACGCCGTCCGCCGGGGTGTGCGACATCGGCTTCTCGCAGTACACGTCCTTGCCCGCGTTCAGCGCGTCGATGACGAGCTGCTTGTGCCAGTGGTCGGGGACCGCGGCGATGATGGCGTCGATGTTCTTGTCGTCGAGCAGCTCCTGATAGCGGCGCGTGACGCGCAGGCTCGGGTTGTTCGTGATCTCGCGCGCGAGCACGTGCCGCCCGTCGTACAGGTCCGCCGCCGCGACGCACTCCACGCCGGGAACGGTGATGGCGGTGGCGAGCAGCCCCGATCCCTGCATGCCGACGCCGACGATGCCGAAGCGCACGCGATCGCTCGGCTGGCTCGAGACCGGGGGCTGCGCGGGAGCGTCGAGCACGAGCTCGCGCGCGGGACGGATGCGGCGGCCGGCGAGCGACGCGCCGGCGAACGCGCCGAGGCCGAGGAACTCTCGGCGGGAGAACTGGTTGTTGTCCACGATGTCTCCTGGGCGGTGGGCCCACGGGGGGCCACTGGGCGGGGCGTGGGATCAGAATGCAGGCGGCGCTCCCGATGCGCCATGGTCTCGCCGGGCGGACTCCACGTACGTGTTCGTGTGGGACTGAAGGAGGACTGAAGGAGGACTGAAGCAGGAGAACACCAACAAAGGTGTTGGTCCTGCTTCAGTCCTCCTTCAGTCCTTCTTCAGTCCTGCAGAAACTCATACGTGGAGCCCTGGCGCTCCGCGCCACGCCGCGCGAACATAGCCGCCTCTCCGGGGCACGCGCCCCCGACTTCCCGCCTAACAGGAGCGACCGGTGAGCGACGGCGTGGTGCTGGCGATCGACCAGGGTACCACGGGCACCACGGTGCTCGTCTTCGACCACGCGGCGACCATTCGCGGCCGCGCGTACGGCGAGGTGACGCAGCACTACCCGCGCCCCGGCTGGGTGGAGCACGACGCCGAGGAGATCTGGCGCGGCGTGCGCATGCTCGTCGGCGCCGCGCTCGCCGACGCCGGCGTGCGGCCCGCCGAGGTGCGCGCCGTCGGCATCACGAACCAGCGCGAGACGACCGTGCTGTGGGACCGCGAGACCGGCCGCCCGGTGCACCACGCCATCGTGTGGCAGGACCGGCGCACCGCGCCGCTCTGCGAGGAGCTGAAGGCCGCCGGCCGCGAGGACGACGTGCGGCGGCGCACGGGGCTCGTGCTCGACCCGTACTTCTCCGGCACGAAGCTCCGTTGGCTGCTCGACAACGTCGACGGGCTCCGCGCGCGGGCCGAAGGGGGCGAGCTCGCGTTCGGCACCATCGACGCGTGGCTGCTCTGGCAGCTCAGCGGCGGCACCGCGGCCGCCGGCGCCGTGCACGGCACCGACGTGACGAACGCGTCGCGCACGCTGCTGTTCGACATCGGCGCGCTGCGGTGGGATCCCGCGCTGCTCGATCTGTTAGGCATCCCCGCCGCCGTGCTTCCCACGGTGCGCCCGTCGGCCACGCTGCACGCGCGCACGAATCCCGACGCGTTCCTCGGCGCCGAGGTGCCGGTGGCGGGGATCGCCGGCGACCAGCACGCGGCGCTGTTCGGGCAGGCGTGCTTCCAGGAAGGGATGGTGAAGAACACGTACGGCACCGGCGCCTTCCTCATGATGCACACCGGCGCGCGGCCGGTGCCGAGCCGCCACGGGCTGCTCACCACGCTCGCGTGGCAGATCGACGGCGAGCCCGCGGAGTACGCGCTCGAGGGATCCATCTTCGTCGCGGGCGCGGCGGTGCAGTGGCTGCGCGACGGGCTCGGGGTGATCGAGAGCGCGGCGGAGACCGAGGCGCTCGCGACGTCGCTGTCGTCGAACGAGGGCGTGTACTTCGTCCCCGCGCTCACCGGCCTCGGCGCGCCGCACTGGGACCCGTACGCGCGCGGCACGCTGTTGGGCCTCACGCGCGGCTCGACGAAGGCGCATCTCGCGCGCGC
The window above is part of the Gemmatirosa kalamazoonensis genome. Proteins encoded here:
- the glpK gene encoding glycerol kinase GlpK: MSDGVVLAIDQGTTGTTVLVFDHAATIRGRAYGEVTQHYPRPGWVEHDAEEIWRGVRMLVGAALADAGVRPAEVRAVGITNQRETTVLWDRETGRPVHHAIVWQDRRTAPLCEELKAAGREDDVRRRTGLVLDPYFSGTKLRWLLDNVDGLRARAEGGELAFGTIDAWLLWQLSGGTAAAGAVHGTDVTNASRTLLFDIGALRWDPALLDLLGIPAAVLPTVRPSATLHARTNPDAFLGAEVPVAGIAGDQHAALFGQACFQEGMVKNTYGTGAFLMMHTGARPVPSRHGLLTTLAWQIDGEPAEYALEGSIFVAGAAVQWLRDGLGVIESAAETEALATSLSSNEGVYFVPALTGLGAPHWDPYARGTLLGLTRGSTKAHLARAALESMAYQTADVVSAMGNDAGLTLHADRPLRADGGAAVNAFLMQFQADVLGVPVEVPRVSETTALGAAYLAGLATGFWKDRAELASRWQLARRYEPRLGESERRRLTTRWLRAVERARSWEQEDA
- a CDS encoding Gfo/Idh/MocA family protein; the protein is MDNNQFSRREFLGLGAFAGASLAGRRIRPARELVLDAPAQPPVSSQPSDRVRFGIVGVGMQGSGLLATAITVPGVECVAAADLYDGRHVLAREITNNPSLRVTRRYQELLDDKNIDAIIAAVPDHWHKQLVIDALNAGKDVYCEKPMSHTPADGVAMLDAARRTGRIVQIGSQRVSSPICAKARELIAQGMIGELTLVEGWNGRNDPTGAWQYPPPLDLSPANLDWDTWLGTAPKKPFDPITFARWRAWKEYGTGVAGDLLVHLVSGLLFMLDMNRPPTRVASVGGIRRWKDGRNMPDVHAAVYDYAGLPVYMRLNLGTEMPETYRFQGSKGILEMTGNTIALTPQWGDDRSPSYYSGSFPKAMRDAYVKQWHAENDERLARESMSEAVVIRGGNFDATKGHLANFFDAVRTRKPVVEDALFGHNAALACHLANESYFRQDSVRWDEGARTIKS
- a CDS encoding TMEM165/GDT1 family protein codes for the protein MRDALAWVGAAYATVLAAELLGDRSLFAVGALAARYGSARVLAGVVPAFMGKALAAVLLGRLLAGLPSWVVASASASTFGVAAIVLWRERDEAPAAGDVARAAGWPAVLTAFSSVFFTEWADPGQLAAAATALESHAPLGVWLGATLALSTKGLLAVTLGRQVGRRVPRRVLRRAAVALCLGMGMLALLVPNS